One Neomonachus schauinslandi chromosome 9, ASM220157v2, whole genome shotgun sequence DNA segment encodes these proteins:
- the LOC110572281 gene encoding LOW QUALITY PROTEIN: uncharacterized protein NKAPD1-like (The sequence of the model RefSeq protein was modified relative to this genomic sequence to represent the inferred CDS: inserted 2 bases in 2 codons), translating to MSRVPPGKVLLRNVIRHTDAPNKIQEESDMWKIRELEKQMEDAYRGTKRKMLPSSSSRMCSDGFDEESQRDYWRPKNEISGAXEDDFLKAKSWNKKLYDYETNMPDRWGHSGYKELYPEEFETDSSDQQDITNGKKTSPQVKSSTHESHKHKKSKKSHKKKQKKKSHKKQKKSKKEATDITADSSSEFSEETGASSTRKRKQSHKRKKKSGKKSLKKSALFSDAESDTSQSDDSASSNSEEGEERDTKKTKRKKTXKKVHIPVVNNEIQERTNRRTNWKVATDERSAESSEDD from the exons ATGTCCCGTGTTCCACCGGGGAAAGTCCTCCTGAGGAATGTCATCCGACACACAGATGCTCCCAATAAGATTCAGGAGGAATCAGATATGTGGAAAATAAGAGAACTGGAGAAACAGATGGAAGATGCTTACCGGGGGaccaaaaggaaaatgttacCCAGTAGTTCAAGCCGGATGTGTAGTGATGGTTTTGATGAAGAAAGTCAAAGAGACTATTGGAGGCCAAAGAATGAAATTTCTGGGG CTGAAGATGATTTTCTTAAGGCTAAATCGTGGAATAAGAAGTTATATGATTATGAAACTAATATGCCAGACAGATGGGGTCACAGTGGTTATAAAGAATTATACCCTGAAGAATTTGAAACAGACAGTAGTGATCAGCAAGATATtaccaatgggaaaaaaacatcTCCCCAAGTAAAATCATCTACCCATGAGTCTCACAAACACAAGAAGTCAAAGAAATCTcacaaaaaaaagcagaaaaaaaagtcacacaaaaaacagaagaaaagcaaaaaagaagccACAGATATAACAGCAGATTCCTCAAGCGAGTTCTCGGAAGAAACTGGGGCTTCTAGTAccaggaaaaggaaacagtcacaTAAGCGCAAGAAAAAATCCGGGAAAAAGTCTCTCAAAAAATCTGCTTTATTCTCGGATGCAGAAAGTGACACTTCCCAGTCAGATGATTCCGCATCCAGCAATTCTGAGGAAGGTGAGGAAAGAGACACtaagaaaaccaaaaggaaaaaga taaaaaaagtCCATATCCCTGTAGTTAACAATGAAATACAGGAGAGGACGAACAGACGCACAAATTGGAAAGTGGCTACAGATGAAAGGTCTGCAGAGAGTTCAGAGGATGACTAA